Genomic window (Nicotiana sylvestris chromosome 7, ASM39365v2, whole genome shotgun sequence):
gaaaaggagagaaaagaagagaatttAAACGCACAAAATAACTTGTATTACATATACAAAATATTGAAAGGAAAGTTACGGTTTAACACTCTCCATCCTGCTTCGTCACTTTACTTGCTCTTATTATCATTTATCACTAGGGGTGAAATAAAACTACCGGAACAAATTTCACTCTCTTATGTCCTTTGTCTAATTTTTACACTGCAATTTGCTACTATTTACAATTGTCTATTTCCGACGATCCTTTTCTCCATGGGATGGATTCACCTCCTCCTATGCCATCCTCCATCACTGTCGTAATCACCAATGCCGTGCTTCCACGTACCCCAATTTCAACTGGTTCGAAAAATTGTGTGCTGTCATAAAGCTTTGTAATATCGGCGAAGTTCATAATTTTTTGTGCCATTTTCAACTCCTCCACTGTTGTTGCTGCACTGCTTTCACGTACCCCAATAATAACAGattctcttttcttctcttcCGTTTTCACCTCCTCCACCACATGTATCTCACAAACAACAGATTCTTCTTTCTTTGCAGCTAGCGAATTATTGGCTGGATTCGCCTCCTCTATTTCCACTTTCTCTGCTGATTCAATGTTTTCACCTATCTCAATCACAATGAAATCACCACTCTCGACGTCATCCTCCATGACAGGATTCACAATTCCACGGTGCAGCAACTGGGACCAAGGCGGGGgcggtgaagaagaagaagaagaaggcgaatctttcttcttcttgaaaTCTGCTTTGACTGAAAGCTCCTCAACAGCTTTGGAGATTTCGTGGACACATTTGGTGACGTCAATGAGTGTGGACAGAACAGATGCAGCTGGGACCAAGTCCATGACGTTTGATTCGTCATTTTGGAAGAAAGTTTTGGATGTACCGAGTGTCTTTTTAAGGTCATCAATGGAACTTTTTGCGTTACGCATGTGGGTTTCCTCCATGAAGGAAGAAGAAGGTTGCGTCATGGTTTTAATGGACAACGCAAGTTCCTTTAAGACTTTGCTAGATTCCGTGATCATTCTTTTGCATACTTCTTCTGTTCTCCTGTCGAATTCCGTTGGTACCTGGAAATATTAGTTAATATCAGCAAGTTGCCCAAAAAaaaaataccaattattataTTGTCTTAATTAGTCCTATTTTACACGATGATATATGGTTGGATATTGAGTTTATATGTTAATAGTATGACTTAAATATCATATTAGTGTTTGGAAGAGAAATTAATAAATAATGTTAAAGTTTAAAATTTTGATAACTAATTAATAAGATTGTACAGATTTAAATTGGTGTATATAAATGGGGATGGACTATTGCAAATCCATTTTGTTTATTGAGAGATTCAAACTTACAGCACTCTCAGTCTCAATTATGTGACATTTGTTTAACTGAGCATAcaatttaaaagaaagaaaaaatatgtGAAATTGTTGTCGGCTAAACATGCCATAAATATTTTTATGGCTATCAAATATTTCTTTAAGGACAAAAAGGAAGCTTAAAATTAAATTATCattattaaatataaaaaaatatcatTCCTTTTTAAAGGACAGAGTGATATTAAGCTAAAAAGGTTCCCTGCCAGTCAAGGATTTCATTTCACCATTTATGCATATATGTCGTCACAACTAATATATGTGCACTTTAGTGTTATTTAAGagcttttatgttttttttttggaaagaatTGTTTTTATTATCCGCGCTTCATTTTATGTataaaatacaataaaaaaaccGACATATTAATTACATTCATTCCTTAATTTTGTCGGATACTGTTAACTTTTTAATATTCGTTTAACTGTTACCTGTAATCCACACGCGCAGGCGTGTTGCACCCTTCAATGCATGACACGCGGAAAGGGGAGGGAGAAGTAGGTCTTTAAGAAAGAGTGTTCAACTTATATCTACCTGAGATTTAGAATTTAAGCGGCCAGTAAGACCTACAAGATGGCAAGCACATTCTCTGGCAAGACTACCAATCTTCAAGTATTGTTTCCATGGATGACTAATCCTGAAAGATCCGTGAGGGGGCTCCCACCATGCAAAATTTGCCTGAATCGTTTTTCATTTTAATAATTAGTACTCAAATATCAGTAAATATGAATTGGCTCTCATGCTATACCTAAATTGGTAAAGAAAGGGCGGGATTAAAAGGGCAAGAATAAATTAATGCTTGCTTTTCCTTTGTCACCTTGGTCCTCCTCAAAACAAGTCAAACATAAATAAATAACCTCTTTTTGCCTCTCTGAAGATTGATGGAACTTGAGAATGAAAAAGTCTAACTAGTGAGGATATTAATTTGTTTTACTCACTAAAGATTCTTCAGTGGCCTTAGAACCAATAACACTAATGAAGGCTTCAAGAAAGCCCTTTTCATTGCTCTTGGTACCTCCACCATTCCCTTCAATCTCATAAATGTGAAAATACTCACTTCCAAAACCTGCAAATTAAGGAGAGAATTAAGTTTAACTTTTCATAAAAATTGTAATGACGGAAggttaattaaaataataaaacaggAATATATATATCCACTGACCATCTAAAAAACTTGCTAGCTTTTCAAGATTGGTACAAACAAGCTTATGAAGATCATCCCCGGCCCAAACTGGACGAATAACCATGGAAATGGTCATGACGGTGGCGACGCCAATCAGAATGGTCGCTAACCGCTCACAAGCAACGGTCAAAATATCCTCGGAGCGGTAACTTGAGACTGCGACCAAGCTAAAGGTCAACACAAAGATCATGGTTCCATAGTCATACCTCCTCTTAATTTGGGGGTAAAACCTTGTATATGTACCTACAGAGCCTGCATGGTGAAATGGGTTGAACATTTGATGTGAATAAATGAACAAGCGGAGTCTTTAATTAATTTCATTATGTGGAACAATTTAATGATTTGTGTCCATTTTGTTAATTTTGAGAAATAGGTTATACTATTATGCTTGTATTTCTTACCTACAATGAAGACCAAAACCCCAAGAACTATAGGATCCGGCCCTTCATTTCCCAAGAGGCCAGCTAAATATTTAGCTCCAACACCAAATACACCAGCCAGTGCCGTAGCAGTACCTCTGTTTATGCTCTTTGATATGGTTGCACCTGAATTTTAAAATAAACATCAATTAATATGTCTATTAATTCTCTcgagaaagagaagaaaacaaaatgataTCAACAAATTGGATGATAAATTAGACCAAAACTAGCAATGTGTTTAgggaaaaaattaaataaattaccAGTAGTGAATTCAAAAACAACCACCACAGTCAGGACAGCCCACATTACTGGTTGTTCAAAGCTATGATAAAGCGGCCCGTTATAGTAGAAAAATGAGACTAAAGTAAGAGCTAGTCCCACCTTAGCTGCATGCCAAATTTTTCTAGGATCATCTTTCCCAATCTTCTTTGTGTTTTTAGCAATGTTCCTAGCTTTGTCCTTTAACTTCCTGGGAAATCCCTTGAGCTGGCTCCACCAGCTGGTGAAGATACCAGCTTTTTCATGGTTTGTTGAATCAATCTCCATTAAAATGGAAGATTTGGAACTGGCTGAGTTGGTATAAAGGATAATAAAGAAGAGCCTAGAGAAGATGCTGGGATGAAAATGCACAATGGAACCACCTCAACCTCTTTAATTTATATAGTTAAGGAGATGAGTTGGGattcaatattttattttatttacacaTGAGTATTTGTCTTGTCTTTGATCTTTCTTGTGAAGAACAAGtgtgttttgttttttctttttctgcctcAAATATTAATCATTTTAGCAAATTGGATTTGTTTCATCTTTATACATGCGTATCTGTCTCGTCTTTGATCTTTCGTGAAAAGGATAAGAGCTTATTTTCTTTTTAACTACATTCAATCTCAAATATTAATCGTTTTAGCAAACTCAATTTGTTTCATTTTTATACATGTGTATTTGTGTCTTGTCTTTGATCTTTCATGAGAAGGATAAGAGCTTATTTTCTTTTTAACTATATTTGGTCTCAAATATTAATTGTTTTAGCAAACTTAATTTGTTTCATCTTTATATATGTGTATCTGTCTTATTATCTTTCGTGAGAAGGATAAGAGCGTATTTTCTTTTTAACTACATTCGATCTCAAATATTAATCGTTTTAGCAAACTGaatttttttcatatttatacatgtgtatttgtcttgtctttggtctTTCGTGAGAAGGATAAGAGCTAATATTTTTTAACTACATTCGGTGTCAAATATTAATCGTTTTAGCAAATTGAATTTTTGTGAAATTGTATGCTGAATACAAGAGAAAATTATATGTGAAATTGTATTGCAGCTAATGCAGCATATACAGAACTATTTAGATAGAAAATCTACAAAAGGTTAGAGTTTCTATCTTAAATCTATGTTTCCGGAGGCAAAAAAATTAAATGAATGAAGTGGCTAAATCTTGAAACCTTGAATTAGTAGTAGTTATTAATTACCCTAGGTAAGAGAACATAAAATCTATCTTTACGATCAGAAGTCATTTATGTACTTGAACTTACTATCACCATCTTTCGTCAATGTGCATGCATGCTTCCTTAACCTGCATTGATAAATTTTTGTGTTCAAGTAATTTGAATCTCACATATCAGTCCAATTTAACTCTAATAATTGGTCGAACTGATATCCAACAAATCAAAGTGACAACCGAATTATCGAACATAActatttctcttttccttttcattatAATATATTCCAAAGTTAAATCCCAAGAAGTACAACGCAGGATTCTCAAAGGGTTTAACAGCAAATATTGATTTTTCAATATTGAATCATGTTTTCTCCTGCAAAGCCAAAATCTAAAgaattcaaaataaattttaaaaaaaattagatgagaataaaaaaaggggaagggggggaggaggagggggaggtgGGTTAATAAAGTCAAATTGGCGTAAACAACCAAGAGTTTGCCGAAGTAATGACATCAAGCAAAACAAAATGAGGTGAGAGCCATAACTGTGCTGTTTACTCCAGCTTCTCAACTAAGGAAAACCtccattaattaattttttggttTTTGCCATAATAATTGTACTAATAGTGAGTTGTAAGTAGGAGAGTAAGGTACTGAATAAGTACGGATAAGAATTGTGACAATCTTCACCGCAAAATGTGGGAAGTAGCAATTGTAACGCTTCTTACATTTATTTTCTTGGATTTCATGAATAGAAGTAGATCAGTTCGGTATAAATGCAAACTTCCTTTTTCAAgtattgttttgcaaactcaccTTAGAAAACTTCGGCATCAAGGgagtgtttggtacgaaggaaaacctttttcaatttttttatgtttggttggcttaaatattttgaaaaatattttcctcatgaactcatttttctccaattgtagaaaaatattttccctacgaagaaaaagggaaaacatATTCCAAAACTCTTTTTAACCTTCCCACCTTATTCCCCAGCCCCACCAACCCACCCTCACACCCCACCTACCAACCCCATCCCAACCCCCATCACACTCCACCGCcaccctaaataaaaatattattaatagtacTTTTTTAATGTTAGAaatagatttttttttcattttcacaaatgagtattttcttttcatgatataaaaaagtatttttttcattttaacaaaaaaaaatactttcttttGATGATGTagcaaaagtatttttttcatttcaataaaatgagtattttcttttcatgatgtagaaaatgtattttcttttattgcaATAAAATGattactttattttcatgttgtagaaagagtactttctttttcaaccaaaaaaagagtattttctttatagtTATGGAGCATAAATTTCAACGTTGTTTTGCGTAAAAAAAGTAAAGCAACACATTAGTTCCTTTGGTTTTGTGTGAATTTTTAGGAGAATAATTAAATAGTTGAAGAAAATAGAGTCCTAAAACATTGGGTAATTAGGGGGGAGGAAGGAAACATGGGGACTTGGGGGCAGGGGGTGAGAAGATTAGcacaaaaatatattttctactctctaagcaacaacaacaacaaaaatgacccagtaaaatctcactagtggggtctgggaagggtagtgtgtatgcagcagagaggctgtttccgaaagaccctcggctcaagaagacgaaaagagacaatatCAGTATAACTAGTAGAAACTATAggaaaaataacatcatgaaaatGAGAAAgtagatgcaaagcaaaagcgatagATGATACATAGACTCGACACTATGAAAAATAAAAGAGTAGTAAGATGCAACATTGCCATTAACTAACTTCGATAAAAACTCTACCAGGCTAGCCTCACAAAGGTACGAAGTAAAGAAAGACTCAATTAcatcctaacctacaaccctaatactcgacctctgTAGCTTCCTATCAATGGCCATGTCATCGGAAATCTGAAGTCTCGCCATGTCCTGCTTGATCATCTCTCTCCAATACTTATTAGGCCGTCCTCTACCTCTTCCCGTGCCCTCCAAaaccagtcgttcacacctccttaccgcaacatctgggcttctccttagtacgtgtccgaaccatctaagcctcgcttctcgcatcttgtcatcaatgggagccacatccaccttctcccgaatatcttcattcctaatcttatccatcctagtgtgaccgcacatccacctcaacatcctcatttctgctactttcatcttctggatatgtgagttcttaacaggccaacactcagcccatACATCAtggtcggtctaaccaccgctttgtaaaacttacctttgagtatcggtaGCACTCTATTATCACACGGGACTCTAGATGCCAACTttcacttcatccaccccaccccaatacggtgtgtgacatcctcgtcgatccgACTATTCTTTAACCAAACACTAtaaaatattttccggaaaaagttttccactcaccaaccaaacaaggaaaaataagtGATAGAACCactcattttccatgaaaatattttctaaaaaaaacatttttcatggaaaatatttttcttgataccaaacacaccccaagtgatgttctcttttctttcaattttgtaAAATGCAAGGAGTAGATTAAATGGACTTTTGTCCCCTATCTTCGGCACCAACTCTGTTTCACCTCCCTTAACTTTAGACCTTAGCAGAGTATACCTTAGAATGTGATGAAAtggtactccctccgttccaatttacgtgaacttatttgactgtatatggattttaagaaaaaaatgaagatttttagaatttgtggtcctaaacaagtccaaatgggacccaaagtatttgtgtggttataaaagcttctcattaagtgtagagttgtaactttaagctaaattgttaccaaatttagaaagggttcattctttttggaacggaccaaaaaggaaataggttcacataaactggaacagagagAGTACAGTTTTAGCCTCCCTTAACATTATCAGGATAATGACGTCACATGACATGCACGTgattttatattttgaaaaagaGATAAATTAAGCTGACTGTTAATATATGTAAATTATTGCATCACCCTTTTAAAATATCGAGAATTGTTTAGTGTTCATTAAACTCAACAAATTAGCTGCTCCATTCTATTTATTTTCGAGATACACTTCCCCCAGACTTATTTCATGTACACTTACTTTTAGTctatctaaaaaaaaaaaagaactttctatagttaaatataatttaatttaaattcttattttactaTTACTGATATAAAGTTAGAGccataaaaatattaatatatcatgaattataaaaacaattcttattttttcttaaatttagtGAGCAGTCAAACAAAGCCTTATAAAATGAGTATAATTACATGACCTGACATGCAGTATGTTATGATATACTAATAAGGGAAATGGCGTTGAGGTGGAAGTTTACAGTGTAGTACCGCAATACATGCCAGCTATTTACGAGTTGGAGAAACTGTTATATATTCCTCCCTCTAATTTTATGTAATGCAATTTGATTGGGCACGAATTCGAGAAAGAAAGGATTATTTTAAACTGGTAGTAATTTACAGCAAGTTTTAAATAGTTGTATGATTATAAATTATTATATTAAAGTTAAAATGAAAAgcttaaagttaaattatttttaaatatacaaaaatattattcgTTTTAGAAACATGCTAAAAAGCAAAGTATATCATACAAATTGAAACGTGAAGTAATATACTAAGGGTTAAAATGTTATATACTATCTCGAATCTATTTCTTTATGGTTCTAATGTTCAATCAATCTTATGCTTCCTTCACGTGCTGTTGAATTTGATGAAATAATCACAGACTCAACGAAGAAGAAGAGGGAAGGTTCGAGAAAGAGACGGGAGATGTTTCTGTCTAAAATAGGCAACTTGGTCCCAAAGTGCAACCACTAATCATTTATATACAAGTCCACATACATTCAGGTCTAACCAATTtatatatattgttaaaaggagaggaaaaagtCATCTCCTCAAGTCAGTGGCAACTTAGAAAAACGCCACATGgcataaataattaataattagttatttaattaataatttattattagttattattttttgaatttaaatatctataaaataataaatctatatattattaaaaagaaacgaaaaatccatctccttaagccaagtggcagTCTAGAAAAAAGCCACATAGCATATTagttatttagttaataattaaATGCCTATATAAGTTTCATTAATTTAATAGAAATTTTATTCATTAAATTTCAGATAATATTATTGAGAACAATaggataaaatttaaaataaaaaaaaatatttcaagagTAATAAAATATGTATCTTCTATTACATTGACAAATAAGATGACAACTGAAATTTATTAAAGTAATACAATctaatttgttcaaacaagtcCGATcacaatttaatttaattaatattttttaatgtTGCTCGTGCATCGCACGGGTACATCTAATagttacaaaaaataataattaaaggaGATTAAGCAATACAAATAATTAGATACATACAGAATAGTCAAGTGTGGCCTAAATATAACTCCAACACGTACTACCAATAAATAGTACGTCAACCATACTAACGCATCACTTGTCAATTGTCATAACGCATCCTTACTATATAGCCATATAGGTACAAACTTGTGCATGATATCAGTTATCTAGCACTGGTTAAAATTCAAATGACGTTTAATTAGTATTTGTGAGCGTTGGGGGAATAGGAGTAATAAAAAATTACAAGGGTGGTTATGTTTCTTGGCTATTATGGAAGTTTAGCACAAACAATCGTATCCATGCAGAACAGTGGACTTTCTACAAGGGACTCATAGGGGCAGACGCCCAATGGCTCCATCCAATAGAAATTGAAATGGACTGGTGTCACATCCCAATCTATTCCCTGGACGTGACTGACACACAACTAACACCATACACCAGGCGAAGTAATTTATGTACTCTTAACCTCTATATAAGTCTTAACCTTTATATAAGCCTTGAGAGAAATACGTACAAGCCTAAATGCATTAAAAATCACTAAATACAAAATAATTATccaacaaaaaatataatttatttgtAAAATCTGGTGAACACTCAAGCAATAAATCTCTAACCAAAATTCCATACTAAGACCATGGAGCATCTAAAGAGTTATGTGAGTTTTATTGTCTGGCATGTAAATCTCAAAAGAAATGAAAGACATAAAATAGGAAAAGCTGAAAAATAGCCTCCTCGAGTAATGTGGCGGCTCATCTCAGCAATGGAATCCGCTCACGTACTCTTCAACCACTAGTCTCGTCCTCA
Coding sequences:
- the LOC104242264 gene encoding aluminum-activated malate transporter 8-like; translation: MEIDSTNHEKAGIFTSWWSQLKGFPRKLKDKARNIAKNTKKIGKDDPRKIWHAAKVGLALTLVSFFYYNGPLYHSFEQPVMWAVLTVVVVFEFTTGATISKSINRGTATALAGVFGVGAKYLAGLLGNEGPDPIVLGVLVFIVGSVGTYTRFYPQIKRRYDYGTMIFVLTFSLVAVSSYRSEDILTVACERLATILIGVATVMTISMVIRPVWAGDDLHKLVCTNLEKLASFLDGFGSEYFHIYEIEGNGGGTKSNEKGFLEAFISVIGSKATEESLANFAWWEPPHGSFRISHPWKQYLKIGSLARECACHLVGLTGRLNSKSQLNKCHIIETESAVPTEFDRRTEEVCKRMITESSKVLKELALSIKTMTQPSSSFMEETHMRNAKSSIDDLKKTLGTSKTFFQNDESNVMDLVPAASVLSTLIDVTKCVHEISKAVEELSVKADFKKKKDSPSSSSSSPPPPWSQLLHRGIVNPVMEDDVESGDFIVIEIGENIESAEKVEIEEANPANNSLAAKKEESVVCEIHVVEEVKTEEKKRESVIIGVRESSAATTVEELKMAQKIMNFADITKLYDSTQFFEPVEIGVRGSTALVITTVMEDGIGGGESIPWRKGSSEIDNCK